The Topomyia yanbarensis strain Yona2022 chromosome 3, ASM3024719v1, whole genome shotgun sequence nucleotide sequence ttCAACACTTATAACTACAATTAAAGCTAACAGCAAATCTTAATTACTATGAAACTATTACTAGACTACAGCTAATAAGATAATGAgctcaaaaacgattttttgatgGCATTAcgggacaaatgaaagtcgaagtcGTTGGAACAGCGATTGAAAAGACGGCACATACTGACGAAAGGTCCGTTATAGCCATAATTTGTTCTGGCTAACGGAATGCGAAAGAAAGGATGGGTTCGAAGACTACGACGATGAATGTCTATGTCCAAAAGTAGCAGAAGTTCAGAGCAGTCGATTCGAGATTGCAGTAAATCGGCGATGAAAACTGCTTTCGAAACATCTCGGCGTACAGACAGGAGATCGAGATCAATAAGCTTACAACGATCTATGTAGCTCGGTAGGTGCAGTGGGTCCCTCCATGGGAGTCTACGAAGTGCGAAACGaacgaatttgcgctgaatggcttcgatgcgttgaatatcATTATGGTAATAAGGTGCCCAGACTACATTGCCATATTCGAGTGTAGAACAGACTAAAGCACAATAGAGTGCTTTTAAACAATGTATGTCGGTAAAGTTCTTGGAGACTCTAAAAATGAATCCTAGCAGCTTGGAGGCCTTAGAAATAGTGTACTCAATATGGTGTTTGAAGTTTAGTTTGGGATCTAAGtagactcccaaatctttaacaTATGATTCCCGTTTGAGAACGGTTTGTGAGATATTGTAGTCGAAATTAACTATCGAGTGTTTGCGAGTAAAGGATATAACCGAACATTTGGAGGCATTTAACATCATCCTATTGGAATAGCACCAATTGGTGAATACATCCAACTGGGATTGCAAGAATTCTGCGTCTTTGGCATTCCTGATAAGGTGAAATAGTTTAAAGTCATCGGCAAATGATAGTTTCTTGCACTTAAGCAAATGGTTTAGGTCGTTTAAATAGAGCAAGAATAGgaatggtccgagatgactacCCTGAGGAACTCCGGAGCTGATGGCAAATGGTGGAGTCGTGCAGTCGCCAATTTTCACTGCCATTTCACGTTCGGTTAGATACGAGTGGAGCCAGTCCAGGAAGGAGCCATTAAATCCAAGTCTGCTTAATTTGGAAACTGTTATCTGATGATTAATTTTGTCGAATGCCGCGGAGAAGTCGGTGTATATGGCATCTACCTGCAGTCTTGCTTGCAAGCATTGACTTATGAAAGATGTGTAAGATACCAAGTTTGTGGTAGTTGACCGTTTAATCATGAAGCCGTGTTGAGTCTCGGATATGTAGTTAGAGCAGTTATGAGTGATGAAATCGAGCACAATCAGTTCGAATAACTTAGACACTGCACATAATGCAGCTATTCCGCGATAATTCGAAATTTCGCTTTTGTTCCCTTTTTTGAACACTGGgaaaatgtatgattttttcCATAAGTCGGGAAACAATCCTGATGACAGAGAGCTATTGAACAGCATTGATAATGGAAGCTGGAGACtatcagagcatttttttagtacgATAGATGGAATTCCATCGGGCCCTGGACTGGACGATGACTTCAGCTTAGAAAATGCTCTGCTGACTGTAGCGGGTGTAATAATAGGGTGAGAGCGGGTGTAATAATAGGTGTTGTAgccaacattgtgtaacagggtggtagtagacttcccccactgttatgcatgttgcattgcatgcagctcacccaagctaacatcccgaatgtagtggtcgattaaacgttccactgatttgagaaggaagaatctgactgatcggtctaaagctctttttctcctcataagtgacgtgGCCACCTTTGTGAATtaattttacagttatttcccgccaccgtTATGGAATGTATTCtattgcaagactacaagtaagaactttattcaaaatatgcttgaaatgTTCATATactttttgtagtagaactggaatgatttaATCTTTTctcggagacttatacggagcaaaacttccaatcgcccatttgatcgattcggttgtcacaattctactgcccaagaatcagaactaccagGGGCAGTCGttagtgatggctccgtacagcctggaaagtgtgtgtcaaaaagacagttgagtactagaTCTTCgccagacgagtattcaccattggCAGTTCTAATCAAACTAACATGAAAGTCTTtagatttcgaaagtaacttatttaatctattaGTCTCGTTGAGACGTGAGACCTATCATAGACATACGATATCTAGCAAGACGTTTAAataatcaaagacgatgtacttatgatctgATAACGAGCGTTCGAGTtagtttggtacgagccagtttgccaattcatacgtaataccgtcagagcagaaagttacatctaacagctcttctctgccagctcgtgtaAATGTTGGACGGGTttctgcattaagaatgtgcagatatgtactacttaagtattccattaattcAGTACCTCTCAaactgagctgccccaaattatgtggtggacatttgcatcactgccgattatgagggaAAACCCATTTCTGttacagtatgatacaaccatttagaaggttgtggttcattatgcgacaaatataccgaacaatagacgcatttcttgtttatgttatcagCAGCCATATTGACTGTAACAGCACAAGTATTGCGAggtgtgaggtcggatataagacatgcgtcaatagtaCTATTCGCATGTATACATGTACGagacatttcacgtggatttaaCACGcctttttgttgaaagctacgaatacggagttaagtagctttccaacatagaaattttctttatggaaatacggttcttgaaccaaagctatggaagcttttccttcctgcacaaggcgggatagatttatagctgctgtacgtttatgctgatgattaatttgtgctactctaaccatactcgattatagtactacacatttcatcatcagtaCTTGTTGTACAGCCACTAGAAGATACCGAACACATTGGCTTAGAATCACCTATAGcaaaccccgaaatgggtattagggcgattggcatattttagtcctgccagccattcagtccacGGCATGGCACGGCACGTGCTGGAACAATCCAGCACGCTAAATAACGCGTGTATGCGGAAGCAAATTCCCGCAAAAGTGTCGGCTCATGGTTCGAGAACTCTGGTCTGGaacagctcagatatcaatttgagaggcaacGAACATCTGGAACATTtgagtagtacaaatctgcacatacttaatgCTGGAAACCGCCAAAGATTTGCGCGATATGACAGAGAAGtgcataaataaattgaatctcCAATCGGCTTAGATAAGaacgtggataaaacaaactcactcataatGGCAGCATACCAACAGGCATGCCCGCTTCGaattatgcgtgcttctagaggaacaccttggtagAATACCAAACTTGTTGTTTATGTAGAAGAGTTTGGAACCGCACACGCAGAGACGGCTCGTAACGCacacagaaatgcccttcgatccactgcgtgaagtggttggaaaagcctctgcacaaatgtctcgcGTCTCAGCGAGATAAGTAGATtgaataagttactttcgaaatggAAAAACTTtgatgtcagttcgattagaattgctaatgatgaatactcgtctgacgaagatgtagtaggtacctactaaacattttttgatacacacactttccaggctgacGTAGCCACCACTGACAACTGCCCCTGAATtctttttaggtagttttgattttcgggcatttgctcgtagattTGTGACAATCggtcaaatgggcgattgaaagttttactATAAGTCCCCGGGAGAAGATGAAATCATTccagttcattttcaaagaggATAACCAATCAAGCTTAGGagttttttttcttgatattgaaagtgcttttgacaacgtgtctttcgaatcaattttgggagcagcacgagatcatcgagtaccttcatatatcacgaactggatacacgcaatgcttagtaagcGACATCTGTGCtaatcgttaagacaagtagagataaggaaactgcgggtctgcggatgtcctcaaggtggtgtgctgtcaatTGGATCTACAGTGGATCTgcacacaacaattgttagatcaAAACTAGCATAACGGTGCCTTGTAAGTTGGTAGAAAAGAGAAGATCATGGCATTCCAATCAAAATTAAAGCTTATTCAGAGGATGGTCTATATAGGTCTGACTATAGAACCAATATGTGATTCAGTAACTCTTttttgtgcataccgtcttaagttTACTGGTCTCTGGAACAGCCTTTTCATTCTACAACAagctctggaaaaacacgatttgtggtgttaactgccatacaaaaaaaacttaactgatttatttaaaactttgcatacacatacTATATAGAAAATACCTGACCCTTACGTTGAGTTttcaagataatttttcaattaactatcggtacccaatcagattaattgtaataacttctgttctactgATAATATTTATAACATTTAGTGCTCATGAAAGATATTAGTCCCAGTTATTAGCTTTACTTGTCGTTGTAATCATATGTTGtagaaaccaaaagttatagtcggaattctgagcaggaatcaattattgaaggggataatgggagaagagcaatattgtgtcCACCGGAAACTCAGAGCAGGATATTCATTAGATCTTTACACCGGATTTCATTAAAGATCTTGAATAAATGATAAACTTTGCAGAATTTTATCTTGAGAACGATTCCACCAGACTTCTAGGAAGCttctctagaatcctgcatTAAAATTCGGAGAAAAAAACCCTAGAAATACGGATAAGCGCTcaatcgaaattttgaaaaagtatCCATTTGAATGCTACGAAAACTTCGATTAGAACCCTGGAAAGTATCCGGGCCTTGTGTACAAAGTTGTATACAATGGGTATTCACGTATGCGAAATTGTGTGCGATGGTGATTTGTAAAGTATTTTCATtcgaatgtttacacaggttttctgagaaaatttgttctagcttatatgtctgttctctgtggctcAAGGATAATCGAATTCCCAGATAATCGTGTCCAACGTGTATAAAACCGTTTTATGTGATAAATGCGAACATTTGTTGAAACTTGATGTTTTTATGCCAGTTTGGAACATGAAACTTTCTTAACCTCACGGTATTAGAGCATGTCACGGTATATCACTGTTTTGCATCGAATTTCGCTCATTTTCATTCACCAAGGGGCAACTTAAAAACTAGCGTGATATTTTCGATACCAATAACGGTTTTGTGTTAGCAGTTGTATTGTTCGATAGTTACAGGATGTGAATGATCGATTTCCAGTAACATTAAATGGAAACCACTAATTGGACATAATTTCTTTTACATTACAGACAATTACCGGTGCAATGAGCACACTAACACCTCCTATTCCATTAGAGAAACCAGAAAACCAAGCAAGAGTAGATTATATACAAGATTATGCGTCAGGTAAACTTGAACGTAATATTTTATATAATTCATATAATTAAACGAATTCACTTTCTCAACAGGTCCCGACTTCAATTATCCACCGGAGTTCTACGAAAATACCGAAGACTTGTGGAAAGATCGTGGCGTGCAGCAAACCTACGAGCGATCGAATGAATACCAATTAATTGATTGTGCTAAATAGTAAGTGATCTGCCGGTTGACGACGTAGATTTAATAGTAGGCATGCGATTATGACTTACCGTACCAAGATCCTGTGCCAGTTGACGAAAGTTAGTACACTGAATAATCtctattttccaatttttagcTTTCTGGATCGTGTTAGTGAAATCAAACAGCCTAATTATACTCCAACCGAGCAGGATATACTGAGATGTCGTGTCTTGACGTCGGGTATATTCGAAACTAGGTTTCAAGTTGATAAGGTTAATTTTCAGTAAGTTTTCTATCAATGTTTGAATCTAGAAACCGCATaaacaattgtttaaatttcTCAGCATGTTCGACGTCGGTGGTCAGCGGGACGAGCGACGTAAATGGATCCAGTGTTTTAACGATGTCACTGCAATTATTTTCGTGACGGCGTGTTCTAGTTATAATATGGTCCTGCGAGAGGATCCCACACAGAATCGGCTGAGAGAATCGCTGGAACTGTTCAAAAGTATTTGGAATAATCGGTAAGACATAGATTCGGAAAACTGTGCATCATGAAACTTATCGATGAATTGACCACTTTTCAGATGGTTACGGACAATATCTGTAATATTGTTTCTAAACAAACAAGACTTGTTAGCGGAGAAAATCAAAGCTGGCAAGAGCAAACTTTCCGACTATTTTAGTGAGTTCAATCGTTACCAGACGCCGGGTAAGTTACGCTTGCAATAATTATTCAGGTTAGTTTAAATTTAATATAACTATACCTTCTATTTATTCACACAGCTGACGCCGTTTGCGAAATGGGAGAGGAACCTGAAGTGATTAGGGCGAAATATTTCATAAGAGATGAATTTTTGGTAACTATTGCCTTTCCAATAGTGCAAAAGTACATAAAATAACATACACCTCTCCAATTTGTAGCGTATATCGACAGCCAGTGGTGATGGCAAACACTATTGCTATCCGCACTTTACCTGTGCGGTAGACACCGAAAACATCAAAAGAGTTTTCAACGATTGTCGAGACATCATTCAGAGAATGCATCTGCGACAATACGAGCTGTTATAGGTGAGTTGGAACACATTtttagttatttattttatacttttgCTTATTTGACGCGGTTTCATGTATTAACTTAACTGAGTTATGGATCTTGTATATAGAAAACTATTAATTGCTGCGCGTGGAGATCCCTCTTCGCCGCTGCAAAATATTTGACGTGTCACCTAGCGCAGCAAGGAGGTCTCTCTTTACTGACAAAGCAATGCTATCCTTTGCTGTATCACGAAGTCGTCTCCTGTTTACTTGATTAGCGGCTGTTTGTTGACTGCCTCGCAGGGCACAAAGACTCCACAGGTCTTCTTCAACCAGGTCGATTCACCTTGCTCTCTGTGCGCCTCTCCTTCTTTTATCTGTCGGATTAatttcgaaaacaattttaacggGTTgtagcactgagaactgacatacaagtaaagttttcaacttatgtaagaaataaaactggcgctttgaaatgacaacagcaagtagcagcTTGCCACTGgct carries:
- the LOC131693026 gene encoding guanine nucleotide-binding protein G(s) subunit alpha, whose translation is MGCFGSAGSKQSDSNSSEDTKSQKRRSDAITRQLQKDKQVYRATHRLLLLGAGESGKSTIVKQMRILHVNGFSDTERKQKIEDIKKNIRDAILTITGAMSTLTPPIPLEKPENQARVDYIQDYASGPDFNYPPEFYENTEDLWKDRGVQQTYERSNEYQLIDCAKYFLDRVSEIKQPNYTPTEQDILRCRVLTSGIFETRFQVDKVNFHMFDVGGQRDERRKWIQCFNDVTAIIFVTACSSYNMVLREDPTQNRLRESLELFKSIWNNRWLRTISVILFLNKQDLLAEKIKAGKSKLSDYFSEFNRYQTPADAVCEMGEEPEVIRAKYFIRDEFLRISTASGDGKHYCYPHFTCAVDTENIKRVFNDCRDIIQRMHLRQYELL